The Capsicum annuum cultivar UCD-10X-F1 chromosome 3, UCD10Xv1.1, whole genome shotgun sequence genomic sequence TCCCTGCTTTAGTCTTTTCTTAACTGTGTTTGATGCAGTACGATGTCCATTAATTTGGTGACATTGACGTCCAGGAGGGGATCCCTTCGCCCCTGCAGATACACCAGAATGATGTCTAATAGAAACTGAATCTTGACAACTAGTTGCATCGTCTCTTCTCATCACCCTACTCCAACTGGGAAGAGAAACAGCATGTGCATTATCTCTTTCTGAAGTTCTCTGCTCATTGGACAATGACAAGTTCACGCTCGAACTGCGGTTACGCGTACTTCTCCATTCCCCTGATTCGGCAAAGCTTCTGAACACATCTTTACTGTAATCACTGGTTTGCAATTGAAAAAAAATCTGATGATACCTTTACCAGGACAATAGTTGATTGTTCGAAATTTATTAACAGTCAAAAGTAAAGGAACCCAGAAAGTTATGCCGCGGAACTGGAAGAAAAATTTCTAGCAGGTTACTAGAAACATCACAACTCTTAACAACATTGAATAAGAATACGTATTTTTAAATCCTGAAGAATGGTGGAGCAACAAAAATCACTTAACCAAATAGCAAGCTTTTATGACATTGATAAGAAGAGAATGAAGGTAAATACTGCTTCACACAAACTTAGGTTGATTATGCGTACAACAACAAAATACCCAGTGTAATTCTATCTCACAAGTGGGGTCCAGGGATGGTAGGATGTACACAAAACACACCGCTACCTttgtgaggtagagaggctgtttacGATAGACCCTCGGATAGAGAGGTATGATTATAGAATGACACCACCTATCATTTCTAAGTTTACATAGGAGTAGTAATATTTcatacagcaagatgcaaaaagcACTTACAAAAGAACTCATTTCGGCCAAAACAGATTTATGCACAGCACACATTATTTTTTCTGAATAAATTCCCACATGGAAAATAGGTCCAAATGCAGATCTGAATTTAGATGCATCAGTTGTGCAGATTTTGAATCCATGCATCAATCCATGCGCGAAAACAAGCTAAATTGTGTTTCATGTTGATTATCAAAGAGTAGATCCTTGGCAGGGAAGTCAGTAGCTTAAACTGTCGGACATTTGACATGCATGCTATGCTAATATGTCATACATGATGTAAATCAAAAGTCCTTATTCCCTATTTGGACAGGCCTAGTAATTTTGATGTAAACTGCTGAAACATAAGAATGAAAACTATCTGTCATGTGAATATATTGGCAATGTTCACCAAATACATACCTGCTAGATGTATGTGTTGTGTCATGTATTTTTGAAGGAGAAGAATGGATCACCACCCCCTTACCCTTTACTGTAGAGATAccatctttagatatcatttctTTAGCACTATCTGAGCTTGTACCAGCGGATGATGCAGTAAGACCGGTATCAGTTAGCCCATGGATTAAGACACCTTGGTCCTCCATCCCAGCTGGCTTTTTGGCCTTAGCTATGTTATGAGGAGATATACATCCATTTCGGACCAATCTTTTCTGCCCAATTACTCTTCGTGAGTTAGCAAGAGATGCAGAACCATCCTTCCGAGCTCCAAGTGGTGCATCAACAGCAGAATCCTTTTCTCCATGAGATTTACTTAAACCAACAAGATCAGCAGTTTCCTTTCCTTTGCTGGTACTGCTGGATGGTGTGGAATTCATCCTGTGCAAATGAGAGTGTCCATTCATCATTGCTGATTGTGATCTACATTTTTCATCTTGACCATTATCCTGTACTCCAATTGTAGGAGCCTTAACAAATACACGAGTCGACGACCCACTTTGCTTTGTCAGGTCTATGACAGGACGGTCTTGCTGACTTTTTGATTCTGTGATTCCACTTTTAGCAAGATGCAAGTTATGTTTCTCCTTGGAATTAGGGATGGAGGAAACCTCAGATGGAACACCGTTTCTTGAAGGCAAAGAATCACCTATACCAAAAGCTGATGAATTAGCATGGCATTCAGATTTCATGGAACTAGTGATTCTTCTTGGAGGACGTATAAACAGCCTGTTTCTTCCAACACCATTAACATTTAGTTGATTCCCATTCTCAGCAGCAACATTCCCGTATCCTGAATTCCTTGGTGTAGATAAATCACTCTCTACATTGACAAATGTCCTCCCATTCAGATCCTTAGCAGCTAATCTATCAGGGGTATCAGGAATATCCAAATGATTATCACTACTCATATGATCCATAATCTGTACAACACAGCCACAAGTGGATATATCACACTGGTGGACAAATGTAACGAATCAAAAACTAGCCCACAGATCATATAAGGTGCAGAATCAAGTCAAAATATCGTAATtaacaacacaaaaataacacACACAAGAGCAACAATGAAACTTCAGTCTCAAACAAGCTGGTGTGGGTTATAAGAATGCTTACCATCCAAAAAAGGAATGAAACAAACAGATGGTAGAAAATATTGCAAAGAGAAGGTAATGAAAGAGCAAAATATGAACTCAAGTAATCTTGCGGAACGATTATGGACAACTTATATACGTGAATCAGTGTAGACTTAACTAGTGACAAGTGGACAGAAAAAATCCATTAGGCAATTGCAATAATTTGTTATAAAACTAGCTAACACTGTCGAGATAAGTGTACTACTAACAGAATCCTTAGTTTCCCTTAAAAGGCAGATTTAGCATCAGAAGCAAATGAGCCTAAACAGAGAAAGTGGATAAAGATGATTCACATAGCTTATTCCCTACTATCATTGCATTGACACATAGTTAATTGATTGATTGAATAGTAGAAGAATAATATACCAATGGAAGCAAAATGAGACCCAAATTACATTTGATCCAAACAGTCAAAATGCTAGTATATGGTAGACCAGGATACCATAAAGATGCATACAGACAATGCAAAAGAGGTCCTCCACAAGACAATCTTGAACTATCAAACATAACTACAAAGATTAAACCTTTCGTACATAATTATCATACATGACTACACAGAGTAAACCTTTCATACACAATTACCACACATTAACACAAAGATTAAACCTTTTATATGCAATTATCACATATAACCACAAGATTAAACCTTTCGAAAACAAGATACACCTTACATAGACAATTATCACATCCtttcataaattaagacacaccTTACATACACAATTATTACATATAACCACAAAGATTAAATCTTATCACATATAAGCACAAAGATTAAACCCTTCACACACAATAATCACATATAACCACAAAGACTAAACCTTTCAATTATCCATATATAACCACAAAGACTAAACCTTTCAATTATCCATATATAACCACAAAGATTAAACCTTTCATACACAAATCACCACCTCCCAAGTCCATTAGTGGCGCTTGTTACAATCAAACAAAGGGTACAACTTGCAAACATTAAGAACCAACATAAAGGGCAAATCCCATTTGATATGAAACAAACAAATCTTGTAAATGAAGATTCTGCCTTTAcccaattcaaaaaaaattatgtctCAAGCAGAAACATCATTAAGGTTAACATAATCAAGAATCAAGAATCCAACTAAAGAACAAACCTTTGAAGGGTAATTCCAATAAAGCTCCCAAAAAATGAAAACTTTAAGGATAACATaatcaagaaaccaagaaaagaaCAGACCCCACAAAGTAAATCAATGAAAAATCAAAGATAACtcaatcaag encodes the following:
- the LOC107864514 gene encoding uncharacterized protein LOC107864514 isoform X2, which codes for MDHMSSDNHLDIPDTPDRLAAKDLNGRTFVNVESDLSTPRNSGYGNVAAENGNQLNVNGVGRNRLFIRPPRRITSSMKSECHANSSAFGIGDSLPSRNGVPSEVSSIPNSKEKHNLHLAKSGITESKSQQDRPVIDLTKQSGSSTRVFVKAPTIGVQDNGQDEKCRSQSAMMNGHSHLHRMNSTPSSSTSKGKETADLVGLSKSHGEKDSAVDAPLGARKDGSASLANSRRVIGQKRLVRNGCISPHNIAKAKKPAGMEDQGVLIHGLTDTGLTASSAGTSSDSAKEMISKDGISTVKGKGVVIHSSPSKIHDTTHTSSRSFAESGEWRSTRNRSSSVNLSLSNEQRTSERDNAHAVSLPSWSRVMRRDDATSCQDSVSIRHHSGVSAGAKGSPPGRQCHQINGHRTASNTVKKRLKQGPASSSHVECSTSASDNADIICLTSPESGANTRSTRNPSHLGTSVEPVIVVDSPSSTTRHEGSHIVCSSSRNKDARASQLEADERLARELQEQLYNEAPSFGVGEVDEDVALALMQEDFLRASSGSENQLSGFNGPSVTNARRRQPRNASNVSRRVSQGRASTSNRMARLRSSFPGQPRTISSSRARGRNSLFPPNMDVDMRMHILETLEAFSNMDVDSNLLQTQRDFNENDYEMLLALDENNHQHGGSSARQINNLPQSTVQNESLEEACAVCLETPTMGDVIRHLPCFHKFHKDCIDPWLRRKTSCPVCKCSVT
- the LOC107864514 gene encoding uncharacterized protein LOC107864514 isoform X3, which gives rise to MKSECHANSSAFGIGDSLPSRNGVPSEVSSIPNSKEKHNLHLAKSGITESKSQQDRPVIDLTKQSGSSTRVFVKAPTIGVQDNGQDEKCRSQSAMMNGHSHLHRMNSTPSSSTSKGKETADLVGLSKSHGEKDSAVDAPLGARKDGSASLANSRRVIGQKRLVRNGCISPHNIAKAKKPAGMEDQGVLIHGLTDTGLTASSAGTSSDSAKEMISKDGISTVKGKGVVIHSSPSKIHDTTHTSSSDYSKDVFRSFAESGEWRSTRNRSSSVNLSLSNEQRTSERDNAHAVSLPSWSRVMRRDDATSCQDSVSIRHHSGVSAGAKGSPPGRQCHQINGHRTASNTVKKRLKQGPASSSHVECSTSASDNADIICLTSPESGANTRSTRNPSHLGTSVEPVIVVDSPSSTTRHEGSHIVCSSSRNKDARASQLEADERLARELQEQLYNEAPSFGVGEVDEDVALALMQEDFLRASSGSENQLSGFNGPSVTNARRRQPRNASNVSRRVSQGRASTSNRMARLRSSFPGQPRTISSSRARGRNSLFPPNMDVDMRMHILETLEAFSNMDVDSNLLQTQRDFNENDYEMLLALDENNHQHGGSSARQINNLPQSTVQNESLEEACAVCLETPTMGDVIRHLPCFHKFHKDCIDPWLRRKTSCPVCKCSVT
- the LOC107864514 gene encoding uncharacterized protein LOC107864514 isoform X1; the encoded protein is MDHMSSDNHLDIPDTPDRLAAKDLNGRTFVNVESDLSTPRNSGYGNVAAENGNQLNVNGVGRNRLFIRPPRRITSSMKSECHANSSAFGIGDSLPSRNGVPSEVSSIPNSKEKHNLHLAKSGITESKSQQDRPVIDLTKQSGSSTRVFVKAPTIGVQDNGQDEKCRSQSAMMNGHSHLHRMNSTPSSSTSKGKETADLVGLSKSHGEKDSAVDAPLGARKDGSASLANSRRVIGQKRLVRNGCISPHNIAKAKKPAGMEDQGVLIHGLTDTGLTASSAGTSSDSAKEMISKDGISTVKGKGVVIHSSPSKIHDTTHTSSSDYSKDVFRSFAESGEWRSTRNRSSSVNLSLSNEQRTSERDNAHAVSLPSWSRVMRRDDATSCQDSVSIRHHSGVSAGAKGSPPGRQCHQINGHRTASNTVKKRLKQGPASSSHVECSTSASDNADIICLTSPESGANTRSTRNPSHLGTSVEPVIVVDSPSSTTRHEGSHIVCSSSRNKDARASQLEADERLARELQEQLYNEAPSFGVGEVDEDVALALMQEDFLRASSGSENQLSGFNGPSVTNARRRQPRNASNVSRRVSQGRASTSNRMARLRSSFPGQPRTISSSRARGRNSLFPPNMDVDMRMHILETLEAFSNMDVDSNLLQTQRDFNENDYEMLLALDENNHQHGGSSARQINNLPQSTVQNESLEEACAVCLETPTMGDVIRHLPCFHKFHKDCIDPWLRRKTSCPVCKCSVT